In Mesorhizobium sp., one DNA window encodes the following:
- a CDS encoding TRAP transporter large permease, with the protein MSGVGIAFLSIAAMLVLIYCGMHVAIALILLSFCGVWVLRGNFDIASNMLVIAFKDSISDYLFGVVPLFVLMGLLVAVAGIGRDTFEVAAQLFRRVLGGLGIATVAANAVFAAITGISIASAAVFTKVAVPEMMRHGYTPRFSVGVVAGSSVLGMLIPPSLLFILYGVLTEQSVGSLFIAGVIPGILLSLVYCIGIVSMGRWWPSFIGGRKADSYDTANDMSVAEMANKLAPIVILIGLVLGGIYGGFFTPTEAGAAGALGALVISLAKRRLTWASFWQVLVQTGHTTSSICFLIVGASLYSRMLAMSGMPGWLGTGVVESGLGVTGIVLALLLVVIALGTILDSASIMLLTLPIAIPILTGMNVDLIWLGVLMVLAVEVGLLTPPFGIAVFVVKATLGPDSKITLGEIFAGAAPFAAMMLFVLILVFLFPWLATALV; encoded by the coding sequence ATGAGCGGCGTCGGCATCGCCTTCCTCTCCATCGCGGCCATGCTGGTCCTGATCTATTGCGGCATGCACGTCGCCATTGCGCTGATCCTGCTGTCGTTCTGCGGCGTCTGGGTGCTGCGCGGCAATTTCGACATCGCCTCGAACATGCTGGTGATCGCCTTCAAGGATTCCATCAGCGACTATCTGTTCGGCGTGGTCCCGCTCTTCGTGCTGATGGGCCTTTTGGTCGCCGTCGCCGGAATAGGGCGCGACACGTTCGAGGTCGCCGCGCAGCTGTTCCGTCGCGTTCTCGGCGGCCTCGGCATCGCAACCGTCGCCGCCAACGCCGTCTTCGCCGCGATTACCGGCATTTCCATCGCCTCGGCCGCGGTCTTCACCAAGGTCGCCGTGCCGGAGATGATGCGCCACGGCTACACCCCGCGTTTCTCGGTCGGCGTGGTCGCAGGTTCCTCCGTGCTCGGCATGCTGATCCCGCCAAGCCTGCTCTTCATCCTTTACGGCGTGCTCACCGAACAATCCGTCGGCTCGCTGTTCATCGCCGGCGTCATCCCGGGCATCCTGCTCTCCCTCGTCTACTGCATCGGCATCGTCTCGATGGGGCGCTGGTGGCCGTCCTTCATCGGCGGGCGCAAGGCAGACAGCTACGATACGGCGAACGACATGAGCGTGGCCGAGATGGCCAACAAGCTCGCGCCGATCGTCATCCTGATCGGTCTCGTGCTCGGCGGCATCTACGGCGGCTTTTTCACCCCGACCGAGGCGGGCGCAGCCGGCGCACTCGGAGCGCTGGTCATCTCCCTCGCCAAGCGGCGGCTGACCTGGGCGAGCTTCTGGCAGGTTTTGGTGCAGACCGGGCATACCACGTCCTCGATCTGCTTTCTCATCGTCGGCGCCAGCCTCTACTCGCGCATGCTCGCCATGTCCGGCATGCCCGGCTGGCTAGGTACCGGCGTCGTCGAGTCCGGCCTGGGCGTCACCGGCATCGTCCTTGCCCTCCTCCTCGTCGTCATCGCGCTCGGCACCATTCTCGACTCCGCCTCGATCATGCTTCTGACCCTGCCGATCGCGATCCCCATCCTCACCGGCATGAATGTCGACCTGATCTGGCTCGGCGTGCTGATGGTACTCGCCGTCGAGGTCGGACTGCTCACCCCGCCCTTCGGCATCGCCGTCTTCGTCGTCAAGGCAACGCTCGGACCCGACAGCAAGATCACGCTCGGCGAGATATTTGCCGGCGCGGCCCCCTTCGCCGCGATGATGCTCTTCGTCCTCATCCTCGTGTTTCTGTTCCCGTGGCTCGCCACGGCGCTTGTCTAG
- a CDS encoding MBL fold metallo-hydrolase → MSKWKFTKGIHDLGNGCYAYLLPDGSWGWSNAGLIVDGDATLMVDTLFDLKLTAEMLATYRDAVPAAKQIGTLVNTHADGDHTFGNQLVEGARIIGTQGTVDDFMRFDPAILQKVNLNPEQFGSAGVFMQECFRPFDFSGIVLTPPTDVFSGTLDIMVGDKKVQLIEVGPSHSLGDALVYVPDDKVLFTGDILFTEGTPIAWYGPVYRWINVCDMVLDMDVETVVAGHGPISTKDDVRRMRDYLQYVTDKSRPLWEQGMDYLEASYKIDLGEYRDWNDAERVVVTIQTLFDDFDDAPERPVRPPIPYFTEMKGFRHHLGRGPVHDAYCKACGIERGFRAS, encoded by the coding sequence ATGTCCAAATGGAAATTCACCAAAGGTATCCACGACCTCGGCAACGGCTGCTATGCCTATCTGCTGCCCGACGGCAGCTGGGGCTGGTCGAATGCCGGGCTGATCGTCGACGGCGACGCGACATTGATGGTCGATACGCTGTTCGACCTCAAGCTCACCGCCGAGATGCTCGCCACCTATCGCGACGCGGTGCCTGCCGCGAAGCAGATCGGCACGCTGGTCAACACCCATGCCGACGGCGACCACACTTTCGGCAACCAGCTGGTCGAAGGCGCACGCATCATCGGCACGCAGGGCACGGTCGACGACTTCATGCGCTTCGACCCGGCCATCCTTCAAAAGGTCAACCTCAATCCCGAACAGTTCGGCAGCGCCGGCGTGTTCATGCAGGAGTGCTTCCGGCCGTTCGACTTCTCCGGCATCGTGCTCACCCCGCCAACGGATGTCTTCTCCGGCACGTTGGACATCATGGTCGGCGACAAGAAGGTGCAGCTGATCGAAGTCGGCCCCTCGCATTCGCTCGGCGACGCACTGGTCTACGTGCCCGACGACAAGGTTCTCTTCACCGGCGACATCCTCTTCACAGAAGGCACGCCGATCGCCTGGTACGGGCCGGTCTACCGCTGGATCAACGTCTGCGACATGGTCCTCGACATGGACGTGGAAACCGTCGTCGCCGGCCACGGCCCGATCTCGACCAAGGACGATGTGCGCCGGATGCGCGACTATCTGCAATATGTCACGGACAAATCGCGCCCGCTCTGGGAACAGGGCATGGACTATCTGGAAGCCTCGTACAAGATTGACCTCGGCGAATATCGCGACTGGAACGACGCCGAGCGCGTCGTCGTCACCATCCAGACGCTGTTCGACGATTTCGACGATGCACCCGAACGCCCCGTTCGCCCGCCGATCCCCTATTTCACCGAGATGAAGGGGTTCCGGCACCATCTCGGGCGCGGCCCTGTGCATGACGCCTATTGCAAGGCCTGCGGCATCGAGCGCGGCTTCCGCGCCTCCTGA
- a CDS encoding helix-turn-helix transcriptional regulator: MDKKLSLAALAALGQETRLDIFRLLVRAGAEGVPAGEIAAGVGAVQNTTSSHLKILTHAGLIRPERDGRIVRYVADMTGFRDLLAYLMEDCCNGSPELCRPVINAVTCDC; the protein is encoded by the coding sequence ATGGACAAGAAGCTGTCGCTTGCCGCGCTTGCCGCGCTCGGGCAGGAGACGAGGCTCGACATATTCCGCCTCCTGGTCCGGGCGGGGGCTGAGGGTGTCCCCGCGGGCGAGATCGCAGCCGGTGTGGGCGCGGTGCAGAACACGACGTCCTCGCATCTGAAGATCCTCACCCATGCCGGCCTGATCCGTCCCGAGCGCGACGGACGCATCGTCCGCTACGTCGCCGACATGACCGGTTTCCGTGACCTGCTCGCCTACCTGATGGAGGACTGCTGCAACGGTTCTCCGGAACTTTGCCGCCCCGTCATCAACGCCGTCACCTGCGATTGCTAG
- a CDS encoding arsenate reductase ArsC, whose product MSEPPYNVLFLCTGNSARSILAEAILNRVGHGRFKAFSAGSQPKGTVHPYALDLLKSLNHDISFARSKSWDEFAGPRAPEMNFVFTVCDNAANESCPIWPGQPMTAHLGVPDPAAAEGSEAERRLAFADAYRMLNNRISIFTSLPMATLDRLALQKRLDEIGRNLPKAG is encoded by the coding sequence ATGTCCGAGCCCCCCTACAATGTTCTCTTCCTCTGCACGGGCAACTCCGCCCGTTCGATCCTCGCCGAGGCGATCCTGAATCGCGTTGGACACGGCAGGTTCAAGGCGTTCTCCGCCGGTTCGCAGCCGAAGGGCACAGTTCATCCTTACGCGCTCGACCTGCTGAAGAGCCTCAACCACGACATCTCCTTCGCCCGCTCGAAGAGCTGGGACGAGTTCGCGGGCCCGAGGGCGCCGGAGATGAACTTCGTCTTTACCGTTTGCGATAACGCCGCCAACGAATCCTGCCCGATCTGGCCCGGGCAGCCGATGACGGCGCACTTGGGCGTGCCGGATCCGGCAGCGGCCGAGGGCTCGGAAGCCGAAAGGCGTCTCGCTTTCGCCGACGCCTACCGCATGCTCAACAACCGCATCTCGATCTTCACCAGCCTGCCGATGGCGACGCTTGACAGGCTTGCGCTGCAGAAGCGGCTGGACGAGATCGGCCGCAACCTGCCGAAGGCCGGCTGA
- the arsB gene encoding ACR3 family arsenite efflux transporter, with translation MTDTTFKTGAPAPAGIGFFEKWLSVWVALCIVAGIAFGTLIPALFSFLAGLEYASVNLVVAVLIWAMVFPMMVNVDFASLRHIGDRPKGLVLTIVVNWLVKPFTMAALGVLFFKYVFAPWIAPSDAQQYIAGLILLGAAPCTAMVFVWSQMTRGDATYTLVQVSVNDVIMIFAFAPIVALLLGVTDIVVPWATLILSTVLYVLIPLAAGAITRNWLVGRAGRDESAEQAVSDFTARLKPVSVIGLLATVVLLFGFQGNVILANPLLIVLIAVPLVLQSYGIFAITYAAAKAWKVPFNVAAPCALIGTSNFFELAVAVAISLFGLNSGAALATVVGVLVEVPVMLSLVAFANRTQHWFPKG, from the coding sequence ATGACCGACACGACATTCAAGACGGGCGCCCCGGCACCCGCCGGAATCGGCTTCTTCGAGAAATGGCTCTCTGTCTGGGTAGCACTCTGCATCGTCGCCGGCATTGCGTTCGGCACCCTGATTCCGGCACTCTTCAGCTTCCTCGCGGGACTGGAATACGCGTCCGTGAACCTCGTCGTCGCCGTCCTCATTTGGGCGATGGTCTTCCCGATGATGGTCAATGTCGACTTCGCCAGCCTGCGCCACATCGGCGACCGACCCAAGGGCCTCGTGCTGACGATCGTCGTCAACTGGCTGGTCAAGCCGTTCACCATGGCCGCGCTCGGCGTGCTGTTCTTCAAATATGTCTTCGCGCCCTGGATCGCGCCGTCCGACGCTCAGCAATACATCGCCGGCCTGATCCTTCTCGGGGCCGCGCCCTGCACCGCGATGGTCTTCGTGTGGAGCCAGATGACACGCGGCGACGCGACCTACACGCTTGTGCAGGTGTCGGTAAACGACGTCATCATGATCTTCGCCTTCGCGCCGATCGTGGCGCTGCTGCTGGGCGTGACCGACATCGTAGTGCCCTGGGCGACGCTCATTCTGTCCACGGTGCTCTACGTGCTCATCCCGCTGGCCGCCGGCGCGATCACCCGCAACTGGCTGGTCGGACGCGCGGGGAGAGACGAGAGCGCCGAGCAGGCGGTGTCTGATTTTACCGCACGCCTCAAGCCGGTCTCGGTCATCGGGCTGCTGGCGACCGTGGTGCTGCTGTTCGGCTTCCAGGGCAATGTCATCTTGGCCAACCCCCTGCTGATCGTGCTGATCGCGGTGCCGCTGGTGCTCCAGTCCTACGGCATCTTCGCAATCACCTATGCGGCGGCCAAGGCGTGGAAGGTGCCGTTCAACGTCGCCGCGCCCTGCGCGCTGATCGGAACGTCCAACTTCTTCGAACTCGCCGTCGCGGTCGCGATCAGCCTGTTCGGGCTCAATTCCGGCGCGGCCCTCGCAACGGTCGTCGGCGTGCTGGTCGAGGTGCCGGTGATGCTGTCGCTGGTCGCCTTCGCCAACCGTACGCAGCACTGGTTCCCGAAAGGCTGA
- the arsC gene encoding arsenate reductase (glutaredoxin) (This arsenate reductase requires both glutathione and glutaredoxin to convert arsenate to arsenite, after which the efflux transporter formed by ArsA and ArsB can extrude the arsenite from the cell, providing resistance.): MTITIYHNPDCGTSRNTLAMIRQSGEEPVVIEYLKTPPSRDRLIQLISAMGITPRDLLREKGTPYAELGLADPKWSDGQLIDMMLAYPILINRPIVETPVGTRLCRPSETVLDILPNPEIGPFTKDDGEVVIDAHGRRVR, translated from the coding sequence ATGACGATCACGATCTACCACAACCCCGACTGCGGGACCTCCCGCAACACGCTCGCCATGATCCGACAGTCCGGGGAAGAGCCCGTGGTCATCGAATATCTGAAGACGCCGCCGTCGCGCGATCGGCTGATCCAGCTCATCTCGGCCATGGGCATCACGCCGCGCGATCTCTTGCGCGAAAAGGGAACCCCCTATGCCGAACTCGGCCTTGCCGACCCGAAGTGGAGCGACGGCCAGCTGATCGACATGATGCTGGCCTACCCGATCCTGATCAATCGACCGATCGTGGAGACGCCCGTCGGCACCAGACTTTGCCGCCCCTCCGAGACCGTTCTGGACATCTTGCCGAATCCCGAGATCGGCCCCTTTACCAAGGACGACGGCGAGGTGGTGATCGACGCCCATGGCCGGCGGGTCCGATAG
- a CDS encoding helix-turn-helix domain-containing protein has product MDLIFDTESLPQRERYAAWRDAICDFYVHVDVAATRPEDYRGFIREAKFGEVVMTDILLSEQRIRRDRQHIAQLDKDCYYIQLIHSGNLTVLQRGSSLRSNAARGAIFSASELYELQCHGEVRSFYLELPRDDFASRFDKDRIPVSALINTTQGLGRIVTEFCASLAAEGSNLGAGVRAGLGDRLMDVLALTLQSAPEDQPSMDGAVRKARLMSVQSWIEAHIGEHDLTLERIAVVNGVSLRHLHLLFEGSEMTASEWIWNRRLQLAYDRIARGDGRSITMIAYDLGFNSSAHFSTLFRRKYGISPRDLLSR; this is encoded by the coding sequence TTGGACCTGATCTTCGATACTGAAAGCCTGCCACAGAGAGAGCGCTACGCCGCCTGGCGCGACGCCATTTGCGATTTCTACGTCCATGTCGACGTGGCGGCGACGCGGCCCGAGGACTATCGCGGATTCATCCGAGAGGCGAAGTTCGGCGAGGTGGTGATGACCGACATTCTCCTGTCGGAGCAGCGCATCCGCCGCGACCGCCAGCACATCGCCCAGCTCGACAAGGACTGCTACTACATTCAGCTCATCCACAGCGGCAATCTCACCGTCCTTCAACGCGGCTCGTCCTTGCGGTCGAACGCAGCGCGCGGTGCCATCTTCAGTGCCAGCGAACTCTACGAGCTGCAGTGTCACGGCGAGGTACGTTCCTTCTATCTCGAGCTTCCCCGCGACGATTTCGCCAGCCGCTTCGACAAGGACAGGATTCCGGTCTCCGCTCTCATCAACACCACCCAGGGCCTCGGCCGCATCGTGACGGAATTCTGCGCCTCACTCGCGGCCGAAGGTTCGAATCTGGGCGCCGGCGTGCGTGCCGGACTCGGGGACCGGCTGATGGACGTGCTGGCGCTGACGCTCCAGTCGGCCCCCGAAGACCAGCCGTCGATGGACGGCGCAGTCAGGAAGGCGCGACTGATGTCGGTGCAGAGCTGGATCGAGGCCCATATCGGCGAGCATGACCTGACGCTGGAGCGGATCGCCGTCGTCAACGGAGTGTCGCTGCGCCATCTCCATCTGCTGTTCGAGGGCAGCGAGATGACGGCGTCGGAATGGATTTGGAACCGTCGCCTTCAACTGGCCTACGACCGGATCGCACGCGGGGACGGCCGGTCGATTACCATGATCGCCTACGATCTGGGCTTCAACAGCTCAGCCCACTTCTCGACGCTGTTCAGGCGCAAGTACGGGATATCTCCGCGCGACCTGCTGAGCAGGTAA
- a CDS encoding ABC transporter permease, protein MQVFGRLSQEQIVFGLSLLLCVGFAVALPGFLTANNVLNLVRSVSILGILGVAMGLVVIGRGIDLSLVALMAISVAWTLSMIAGGMPLAQAIAIGLGFSLAIGALNGWFVAYVEIPAIFATLAMGTLVYGFGRYFLFDLDVVYMPPSGGPLLWLGQGTVLGVPVPIYLFAAVCLAGHAFLRFAKSGRYLRAVGDNMLAARITGVPTRPTVVMQYVLSSLIGYLAGIITAASVASMNTRVAISTYVYDVILVVVLGGIGLSGGRGGIRNVIVGTLLIGVLLNGMTIMDIQYTVQNVIKGAILLTAIVIDTILNPRDEQTAQQGDI, encoded by the coding sequence ATGCAGGTGTTCGGCCGGCTGAGTCAGGAGCAGATCGTCTTCGGCCTGTCGCTGCTGCTGTGCGTCGGATTCGCCGTGGCCCTGCCCGGCTTTCTGACCGCGAACAACGTGCTCAACCTGGTGCGTAGCGTCTCGATCCTCGGCATTCTCGGCGTGGCGATGGGGCTCGTCGTCATTGGCCGCGGCATCGACCTGTCGCTTGTGGCGCTGATGGCCATCTCGGTCGCCTGGACACTGTCGATGATCGCCGGCGGGATGCCGTTGGCGCAGGCGATCGCCATCGGCCTGGGCTTCAGCCTGGCCATCGGCGCGCTCAACGGCTGGTTCGTAGCCTATGTCGAAATCCCGGCAATCTTTGCGACACTCGCGATGGGGACCCTTGTCTACGGGTTCGGGCGCTATTTCCTGTTCGACCTCGACGTCGTCTACATGCCGCCTTCGGGCGGTCCGCTGCTGTGGCTGGGGCAAGGGACGGTTCTCGGCGTTCCGGTGCCGATCTACCTGTTCGCCGCAGTGTGCCTGGCGGGCCATGCCTTTCTGCGCTTCGCCAAGTCCGGACGCTATCTTCGCGCCGTCGGCGACAACATGCTCGCCGCGCGCATCACCGGCGTGCCGACACGGCCGACCGTGGTGATGCAGTACGTACTCTCCTCGCTGATCGGCTATCTCGCCGGCATCATCACGGCAGCCTCTGTCGCCTCCATGAACACGCGTGTGGCGATTTCGACCTATGTCTACGACGTCATCCTGGTGGTGGTGCTCGGCGGCATAGGCCTGTCCGGCGGCAGGGGCGGCATCCGCAACGTCATCGTCGGCACGCTGCTGATCGGCGTTCTGCTCAACGGCATGACGATCATGGACATCCAGTACACGGTCCAGAACGTGATCAAGGGCGCGATCCTGCTCACCGCGATCGTCATCGACACGATCCTGAACCCCCGCGACGAGCAGACCGCTCAGCAGGGCGACATCTAG